A single Verrucomicrobiia bacterium DNA region contains:
- a CDS encoding aldo/keto reductase encodes MTKRPLGKTGISISPLALGGNVFGWTIDEKASFTILDAFVDHGLDLVDTANMYSTWAPGNKGGESETIIGRWLKTSGKRDKIILATKVGMQMGDGTQGLKKDYILKSVEDSLARLQTDYIDLYQSHQDDADTPLAETLSAYDILIRQGKVRAIGASNYTADRLRESLAASAAKNLPAYATIQPEYNLYDRAGFESSLEPLALENGLGVITYYSLASGFLTGKYRSADDLGKSARGGGIGEKYLNERGRRILAALDKVAAAHHTAPAIVALAWLIQRPAVTAPIASATSVAQLNDLVKAATLTLGAEDVASLDQASAEN; translated from the coding sequence ATGACCAAACGTCCACTAGGAAAAACCGGCATCTCCATCTCGCCACTGGCCCTCGGGGGTAATGTCTTCGGCTGGACTATCGACGAAAAAGCCTCGTTCACCATTCTTGACGCCTTCGTTGATCACGGCCTCGATCTCGTGGACACCGCCAATATGTATTCTACTTGGGCTCCCGGCAACAAGGGGGGAGAGTCCGAAACCATTATCGGTCGCTGGCTGAAAACCAGCGGCAAACGCGACAAGATCATCCTTGCCACCAAAGTAGGAATGCAGATGGGTGATGGCACTCAAGGTTTGAAGAAGGACTACATTCTAAAATCCGTTGAAGATTCCCTTGCTCGTCTCCAGACCGATTACATTGACCTCTATCAGTCGCACCAGGACGATGCCGACACGCCATTGGCGGAAACCCTTTCCGCCTATGACATCTTGATCCGGCAGGGCAAAGTCCGCGCCATCGGCGCCTCGAACTACACCGCCGACCGGCTCCGGGAGTCGCTCGCCGCCAGTGCGGCCAAAAACCTCCCCGCCTATGCAACGATCCAGCCGGAATACAACCTGTATGACCGGGCCGGATTCGAGTCCAGTCTGGAACCGCTCGCGCTGGAGAACGGTCTCGGTGTGATTACCTACTACTCCCTGGCCAGCGGCTTTCTCACTGGCAAATATCGCAGTGCTGACGACCTCGGCAAGAGCGCGCGCGGTGGTGGAATTGGAGAGAAATACCTGAACGAGCGAGGCCGGCGCATACTCGCGGCTTTGGATAAAGTCGCCGCCGCCCATCATACTGCCCCCGCCATCGTCGCCTTGGCTTGGCTCATCCAACGCCCCGCTGTCACGGCCCCCATCGCCAGCGCTACCAGTGTCGCACAACTGAACGACCTCGTTAAAGCCGCAACGCTCACGCTTGGTGCGGAGGATGTCGCCAGCCTCGATCAAGCCAGCGCGGAGAACTGA
- the atpB gene encoding F0F1 ATP synthase subunit A, protein MRLLKVIWLALVLGGMLACTGYAQETAAAAAHGGHHGLPAYAVKVFSIGPVVITNSMVVTILVTLGLVLFAQVVSRNVKPVPSGLQNFSEWMVESMYNFLGDILGERLNKKTFWFFGGIFFFILFTNWFGLVPGIGTVGWKVTYSDGSQEFQPWLRGGNADLNMTTAMALLFFFLWTVWALRENGVVGFAKHLFAPKGKSEGFMQYFMIAVFLVVGVLEVISILFRPVSLSFRLYGNIFAGENMLESMMNLIPWLGWLIPLPFYFLEMLVGLIQALVFMLLTAVFTLLICEHDPDEDHGHGEVATTGH, encoded by the coding sequence ATGCGATTGCTCAAAGTCATTTGGCTGGCGCTGGTGTTGGGCGGAATGTTGGCCTGCACCGGTTACGCTCAGGAAACAGCGGCGGCTGCGGCCCACGGTGGTCATCACGGTTTGCCCGCTTATGCCGTCAAGGTTTTCAGCATTGGTCCGGTGGTCATCACCAATTCCATGGTGGTCACCATTCTGGTGACGTTGGGTTTGGTGCTTTTTGCCCAGGTGGTGAGCCGCAACGTCAAACCCGTGCCCTCCGGTCTGCAAAACTTCAGCGAGTGGATGGTGGAATCCATGTATAACTTTTTGGGTGACATCCTCGGCGAACGGCTGAACAAAAAGACGTTCTGGTTTTTTGGCGGCATCTTTTTCTTCATTCTCTTTACGAACTGGTTCGGCCTGGTGCCGGGCATCGGCACGGTGGGGTGGAAGGTGACTTACTCCGATGGCTCGCAGGAATTTCAACCGTGGTTGCGCGGCGGCAATGCGGACTTGAACATGACCACGGCCATGGCGTTGTTGTTCTTTTTTCTGTGGACAGTCTGGGCGTTGCGGGAGAACGGAGTGGTGGGGTTTGCGAAGCATCTGTTTGCGCCCAAGGGGAAGAGCGAGGGGTTCATGCAGTATTTCATGATCGCGGTTTTCCTCGTCGTGGGAGTGCTGGAAGTCATTTCAATTTTATTCCGACCGGTTTCCCTGAGCTTTCGTCTCTACGGGAATATTTTTGCCGGGGAGAACATGTTGGAATCCATGATGAACCTGATTCCGTGGCTGGGCTGGTTGATTCCGTTGCCGTTCTACTTTTTGGAAATGCTGGTGGGTTTGATCCAGGCGTTGGTGTTCATGCTGTTGACGGCGGTGTTCACGCTGCTGATTTGCGAGCATGATCCGGATGAAGACCACGGTCACGGCGAGGTGGCCACCACCGGGCACTGA
- a CDS encoding ATP synthase F0 subunit C, whose product MGSIHVGLAAIGSAIGVGLIGMKAAEATGRNPGAAGQIRNIAIILAALAEGITFFAIFLEKFGR is encoded by the coding sequence ATGGGTAGTATTCATGTCGGTTTGGCGGCGATTGGTTCCGCCATCGGCGTCGGTCTGATTGGTATGAAGGCAGCGGAAGCCACCGGACGCAATCCGGGCGCGGCCGGGCAAATTCGCAACATCGCCATCATCTTGGCGGCCTTGGCGGAAGGAATCACCTTCTTCGCCATCTTCCTCGAGAAGTTTGGTCGCTGA
- the atpF gene encoding F0F1 ATP synthase subunit B, translating to MNYLMLAAAEAGQGDSPLTQLAREFSLEPRLLISQLVLFVIVAVVLAKFAYKPLLGMLEMRKAQISESLENAKQTREELAKAQVKAQEIVNAASAQANKAIEEARAAAAKVQEQETQKAIAAANDIIAKARQASEAELARMKAELRKEIGRLVVATSAKVTGEILTPDQQKHLAEETNRQLAHN from the coding sequence ATGAACTATTTGATGCTGGCCGCCGCTGAAGCCGGGCAGGGCGATAGCCCCCTGACCCAACTGGCGCGGGAATTTTCACTGGAGCCGCGGCTTCTGATTTCCCAGTTGGTTTTGTTTGTCATTGTGGCCGTGGTTCTGGCCAAGTTCGCCTACAAGCCGTTACTGGGCATGTTGGAAATGCGCAAAGCCCAGATCTCCGAGAGTCTGGAAAACGCCAAGCAAACCCGCGAAGAATTAGCCAAGGCGCAGGTCAAGGCGCAGGAAATTGTCAACGCCGCCAGCGCGCAGGCAAATAAAGCCATCGAGGAAGCGCGCGCCGCCGCCGCCAAGGTGCAGGAACAGGAAACGCAAAAAGCCATCGCGGCGGCCAATGACATCATCGCGAAAGCCCGCCAGGCCAGCGAGGCCGAGCTGGCGCGCATGAAGGCGGAATTGCGCAAGGAGATCGGACGCTTGGTGGTGGCCACCAGCGCGAAAGTCACCGGCGAGATTCTCACTCCCGATCAGCAGAAGCATCTGGCCGAGGAAACCAACCGGCAGTTGGCGCACAATTGA
- a CDS encoding F0F1 ATP synthase subunit delta yields MKISKQARRDGKALFNLCKTGEGLDEQRVRETVRVVIAKKPRGYLAILSHFQRLVKLELERRTAHVESATPLSAALQQSVQANLATRYGAGLTVNFAVKPALIGGLRVQVGSDVYDGSVSARLAELAADF; encoded by the coding sequence GTGAAAATCAGCAAACAAGCGCGACGCGACGGCAAGGCGTTGTTCAACCTCTGCAAAACCGGCGAGGGTCTGGACGAACAGCGGGTGCGCGAAACGGTGCGGGTGGTGATCGCGAAAAAGCCGCGTGGCTACCTTGCGATTTTGTCGCACTTCCAACGGCTGGTGAAACTGGAACTGGAGCGGCGCACCGCGCATGTGGAAAGCGCCACGCCGTTGAGCGCGGCGTTGCAGCAATCGGTGCAGGCCAATCTGGCGACCCGCTACGGCGCGGGGTTGACCGTGAATTTTGCCGTCAAACCGGCGCTCATCGGCGGCTTGCGGGTGCAGGTGGGCAGTGATGTTTACGATGGCAGCGTCAGCGCGCGTCTCGCGGAGCTGGCGGCGGACTTTTGA